The following coding sequences are from one Culex quinquefasciatus strain JHB chromosome 1, VPISU_Cqui_1.0_pri_paternal, whole genome shotgun sequence window:
- the LOC6040942 gene encoding GILT-like protein 1 has translation MLTSKSAVAIVVALFVIHVEGQSKIPVNVYYESLCPDSAKFINEQLYPALQQFRGNVDLKLIPFGKASYRTQGSETTFECHHGPNECYGNKVHACAIQHIEGSSYEPNNTKEVLTLNYVNCLMERAQLKSGEFPGESCARDTDIRNWENIAACANDTEGSDLLRKAGDETNKLQKPLTSVPTVAFRQTYDRDTQNQAVDNFRAALCKNLNPAPVACRNIPGGSAPGLASFGLVTLVSVILTRLL, from the exons ATCCCGGTGAACGTGTACTACGAATCGCTATGCCCGGACAGCGCCAAGTTCATCAACGAGCAGCTCTATCCGGCTCTGCAGCAGTTCCGGGGCAATGTTGACCTCAAGTTGATCCCGTTCGGCAAGGCGTCCTACAGGACGCAGGGTTCGGAGACGACCTTCGAGTGCCACCACGGGCCGAACGAGTGCTACGGTAACAAGGTGCACGCCTGTGCCATCCAGCACATCGAGGGTAGCTCGTACGAGCCGAACAACACGAAGGAGGTACTGACGCTGAACTACGTCAACTGTCTGATGGAACGGGCCCAGCTCAAGTCGGGCGAGTTCCCCGGAGAGTCGTGCGCTCGCGACACGGACATCCGCAACTGGGAGAACATTGCGGCGTGTGCCAACGACACTGAGGGAAGCGACCTGCTGCGCAAGGCCGGCGACGAAACGAACAAGCTGCAGAAGCCGCTGACGAGCGTGCCGACGGTGGCGTTCCGACAG ACTTACGACCGCGACACCCAGAACCAGGCCGTGGACAACTTCCGGGCAGCGCTCTGCAAGAACCTCAACCCGGCGCCGGTCGCGTGCCGTAACATCCCCGGCGGCAGTGCCCCCGGCCTAGCCTCATTCGGACTGGTCACGCTGGTCTCGGTGATCCTCACCCGTTTGCTGTGA
- the LOC6040943 gene encoding trypsin, which yields MRTICAFVNIISCLMVAAVSCGTLTSFDDLGGAATEESTEQVTTETVTEDFTSDYFDVTEDGTPAEWVTESLEEPENELPYSARELNCTQCKCGNAEIQGKIVGGVVSRENAYSWMAALYYNNRFTCGGSLVSDRYILTAAHCAIRQDPARFRVQLLVHNRTKPTSNSVERSVKSIRTFFFNGLSNNNDIALLEMTFPVAISADRLVPICLPADTDAAYEGKMAVVTGWGKTAGGGLSATLQELKVPILANRACRRAGYWAIQITNKMICAGYVEGGRDSCQGDSGGPLQVYNNKTLRYELVGIVSWGRACAQKNYPGVYTRVSKFLRWINNNIKDSCVCS from the exons ATGAGGACGATTTGCGCTTTCGTGAACATTATCAGCTGCCTGATGGTGGCAGCTGTGAGTTGTGGCACTTTAACGAGTTTCGATGACTTGGGCGGAGCGGCCACTGAAGAGTCGACGGAGCAGGTCACTACGGAAACG GTTACGGAAGACTTTACCAGCGACTATTTTGATGTCACTGAAGACGGAACACCGGCCGAGTGGGTGACCGAGTCTCTTGAGGAGCCTGAAAATGAATTACCATACTCTGCGAGGGAACTCAACTGCACTCAATGTA AATGCGGCAACGCAGAAATCCAGGGCAAAATCGTCGGCGGAGTCGTGTCCCGGGAAAACGCCTACTCCTGGATGGCCGCACTGTACTACAACAACCGGTTCACCTGCGGAGGTTCCCTCGTCTCGGACCGCTACATCCTGACCGCCGCCCACTGCGCCATCCGCCAAGATCCGGCCCGCTTCCGTGTCCAACTACTCGTGCACAATCGCACCAAACCGACCTCCAACTCGGTCGAACGCAGCGTCAAATCCATCCGGACGTTCTTCTTCAACGGCCTGTCCAACAACAACGACATTGCCCTGCTCGAGATGACCTTCCCGGTGGCCATCAGCGCGGACCGGCTCGTGCCAATCTGTTTGCCGGCGGACACGGACGCCGCGTACGAGGGCAAGATGGCCGTCGTCACCGGGTGGGGTAAAACTGCCGGCGGCGGACTGTCGGCGACACTGCAGGAGCTGAAGGTGCCCATTCTGGCGAACCGGGCCTGCCGGAGGGCCGGCTATTGGGCAATTCAGATTACGAACAAGATGATTTGCGCGGGGTACGTCGAGGGCGGCCGGGACTCGTGTCAG GGCGACAGCGGCGGCCCACTGCAGGTGTACAACAACAAAACGCTCCGCTACGAGCTGGTCGGCATCGTGTCCTGGGGCCGGGCCTGTGCCCAGAAAAACTACCCGGGCGTGTACACCCGGGTGAGCAAGTTTCTCCGCTGGATCAATAACAACATCAAGGACTCGTGCGTTTGTAGTTAG